The following proteins are co-located in the Sandaracinaceae bacterium genome:
- a CDS encoding SOS response-associated peptidase family protein produces MVTRDPGGQLTLGSCAGGARAGQRVENARRVAGSARLAEHAGSRCVVPADGYVEWQKTPRGKQPLWLRDASEPGRTLWMAGLVLPDGFVIITTPPSGDVAAVHDRMPALLGADVVDAWLSAPWSAARAFLVPAPEGLLAARLLGARINSSLHDDARCLEAPEPAAQLQLFRDAAR; encoded by the coding sequence GTGGTCACGCGCGACCCGGGCGGGCAGCTCACGCTGGGGAGCTGCGCTGGGGGTGCGCGCGCGGGGCAGCGCGTGGAGAACGCGCGGCGAGTCGCTGGGAGCGCCCGTCTGGCGGAGCACGCCGGCTCGCGCTGCGTGGTGCCGGCCGATGGCTACGTGGAGTGGCAGAAGACGCCTCGCGGGAAGCAGCCGCTGTGGCTCCGAGACGCGAGCGAGCCGGGGCGCACGCTGTGGATGGCGGGCCTGGTGCTGCCGGATGGGTTCGTCATCATCACCACGCCTCCTTCGGGCGACGTGGCGGCGGTGCACGACCGCATGCCGGCGCTGTTGGGGGCTGACGTAGTGGACGCGTGGCTCAGCGCGCCGTGGTCGGCGGCGCGTGCGTTTCTGGTGCCTGCACCAGAAGGGTTGCTGGCGGCACGGCTGCTGGGGGCGCGCATCAATTCGAGCCTGCACGACGACGCGCGGTGTTTGGAGGCGCCTGAGCCCGCGGCCCAGCTGCAGCTCTTTCGG